The following coding sequences are from one Planctomycetia bacterium window:
- a CDS encoding IS630 family transposase (programmed frameshift) has protein sequence MDAYSRDLRSRILEDCDGGMSTRVAATKCRVSESWLRRLKQRRRETGETTPRSSRPKSAKKVLAEHSELLRSLVRKQPDATLEELRTELPVAVSVTTLWRALDDLRLSFKKVVHAAEQDRPDVREERARWQAEMTSLAVERYVFLDETSTATNMTRLRGRAPRSERLVDKTPHGHWKSTTFVAALRSSGLTAPMVVDGALDGPTFLAYVKQQLAPTLHAGDVVVMDNLSVHKVAGVRAAIEAVGARQAFAKLKWLVRSAKERTVDGLWSLLGKLLDRFAPTECRNYFRNSGYATTSGKML, from the exons ATGGATGCTTATTCTCGGGATCTGCGTTCGCGGATCTTGGAAGATTGCGACGGCGGAATGTCGACGCGGGTGGCGGCGACGAAGTGTCGCGTCAGTGAATCGTGGCTTCGACGCCTGAAGCAGCGGCGTCGGGAGACGGGCGAGACGACGCCCCGCTCGTCGCGGCCGAAGTCGGCGAAGAAGGTCTTGGCGGAGCACTCCGAACTCCTGCGGTCGTTGGTTCGCAAGCAACCCGATGCGACGCTGGAAGAACTTCGGACCGAGTTGCCGGTCGCCGTCAGCGTAACGACACTCTGGCGCGCGCTCGACGACCTCCGGCTGTCGTTC AAAAAAGTCGTCCATGCCGCGGAGCAAGACCGGCCCGACGTCCGCGAAGAACGTGCGCGGTGGCAAGCCGAAATGACGAGCCTCGCCGTCGAGCGGTACGTGTTCCTCGACGAGACCTCGACCGCGACGAACATGACGCGTTTGCGCGGCCGAGCGCCGCGGAGCGAACGCTTGGTCGACAAGACGCCGCACGGACATTGGAAGTCGACGACGTTCGTCGCCGCGCTCCGCTCGAGCGGCCTCACGGCGCCGATGGTCGTGGATGGCGCGCTCGACGGTCCGACGTTCTTGGCTTACGTCAAGCAGCAACTCGCGCCGACGTTACACGCCGGCGATGTCGTCGTGATGGACAACCTCTCGGTCCACAAAGTCGCAGGCGTCCGCGCGGCGATCGAAGCGGTCGGTGCGCGGCAAGCGTTCGCCAAGCTCAAATGGCTCGTCCGCAGCGCGAAAGAGCGCACCGTCGACGGTCTCTGGTCGCTCCTCGGCAAACTTCTCGACCGCTTCGCTCCGACCGAATGCCGCAACTACTTCCGCAACTCCGGCTACGCTACGACCTCGGGAAAAATGCTCTAA
- a CDS encoding phage terminase large subunit family protein: protein MGLLKFCKNFIRLRNQPISFAGREYLKSVYGAIDRHLILRCSRQVEKSTLLCNRIIYEAIANPGTSMIFVCPRQEQAAVFSKSRLIPAIEGSPVVSRLLLGNRGRRPQVKHMRFRNGSEVYIRAAFHSADPVRGLSADLLFIDEFQDIADQTLPVLQETLSHSTRPRVILTATPKGEDNHVESIFQQSTGNEWHIPCHTCKLSFIPDDKLIGPAGLVCPNCRGPIQARDGRWVARNPASRWGEGFWINHLMVPWLKFDDILLRQATYDAARFKNECLGLPTQLGDHLITREEIEACCTKQAMATKLADVPREYRDRLLAGIDWSGGVHSATVVTIGYIREDKNFVVVRFEQLRAQEDSEVVSDAVAKLCREFRVRFIAADGGGNGGVYNRVLFSKVESRIPIYAILYSSTEQEPKQDGVLYKWIVDRSGTIGGLFTRIKKRMTLFPKVGDCGKFLQQFTCETAEFDPYLRTVRYVCPEHQHDDALHSLNYVQVLALRMWHSHFQYGG, encoded by the coding sequence ATGGGACTTCTTAAGTTCTGCAAAAATTTTATTCGTTTGCGGAATCAGCCGATCTCGTTCGCCGGCCGGGAGTACTTGAAGAGCGTCTATGGGGCGATCGACCGCCATCTCATCCTGCGGTGTAGCCGACAGGTCGAAAAATCAACGCTACTTTGTAATCGGATCATTTACGAAGCGATTGCGAACCCGGGAACGAGCATGATTTTCGTTTGTCCCCGCCAGGAGCAGGCCGCCGTCTTCAGTAAGTCGCGACTCATTCCGGCGATCGAGGGAAGTCCCGTCGTCAGTCGCCTCTTATTAGGGAATCGAGGGCGTCGCCCGCAGGTCAAGCACATGCGCTTTCGAAACGGATCCGAGGTGTATATTCGCGCCGCGTTCCATTCAGCCGACCCCGTCCGGGGATTAAGCGCGGACCTGTTGTTCATCGACGAGTTCCAGGATATCGCCGACCAAACGCTGCCTGTTCTCCAGGAGACCTTATCGCACTCCACTCGGCCGCGCGTCATCCTTACGGCGACCCCTAAGGGGGAAGACAACCATGTGGAGTCGATTTTTCAGCAATCGACCGGCAACGAATGGCACATTCCCTGCCATACCTGCAAGTTAAGTTTCATTCCGGACGATAAATTGATCGGTCCTGCGGGACTCGTTTGTCCCAACTGCCGGGGACCGATCCAGGCCCGCGACGGACGCTGGGTGGCCCGAAATCCCGCATCACGCTGGGGTGAGGGATTTTGGATCAATCACCTGATGGTCCCGTGGCTGAAGTTCGATGACATTCTATTGCGGCAGGCGACCTACGATGCGGCCCGCTTCAAGAACGAATGTCTCGGTCTGCCGACGCAGCTCGGCGATCATCTCATCACGCGCGAAGAGATCGAGGCCTGCTGCACGAAGCAAGCGATGGCGACGAAACTCGCGGATGTCCCGCGCGAATATCGCGACCGCTTGCTGGCCGGCATCGATTGGAGCGGAGGCGTCCATTCCGCGACCGTCGTGACGATCGGTTATATCCGGGAAGATAAGAACTTCGTCGTCGTGCGCTTCGAGCAATTGCGCGCCCAAGAGGATTCGGAGGTCGTGTCCGACGCCGTCGCCAAACTCTGCCGCGAATTTCGTGTACGGTTCATCGCGGCCGACGGCGGCGGGAACGGCGGCGTTTACAACCGCGTGCTCTTCTCTAAAGTCGAGTCGCGAATTCCCATTTACGCGATCCTGTATTCCTCGACCGAACAAGAACCGAAGCAAGATGGGGTGCTATATAAATGGATCGTCGATCGCAGCGGCACGATCGGCGGTTTATTCACGCGGATCAAGAAGCGGATGACGCTTTTTCCGAAAGTGGGCGACTGTGGAAAATTTCTCCAACAATTCACCTGCGAAACGGCCGAGTTCGATCCCTACCTGCGAACGGTCCGTTACGTTTGTCCTGAACACCAACACGACGATGCTCTCCATTCCTTGAATTACGTGCAAGTGTTGGCGCTGCGGATGTGGCATTCCCATTTCCAGTACGGCGGCTAG
- a CDS encoding helix-turn-helix transcriptional regulator, whose product MTQEPHKATPFEGVESDLADLPRKRLEKLLEAMEERGISQADVAKRVAVPAPYLSDVKIGRRPLSELFARRFFEEFGVDHQWLLGQQGSMEVPPFGSSSLGDGRRVWLPAFAHPISGDPTGWSNWDGTCVELAGMAAIRVLFAERPYILRFGVDDRRGRLRRGDLVLISQAIDASAEIQVVKAARKMFLARRAPDGTWERLSTDGTIDVEPVVIGHCVGVIWSAL is encoded by the coding sequence ATGACGCAAGAACCACATAAAGCCACCCCTTTCGAAGGTGTTGAGAGCGATCTGGCGGATCTCCCCCGTAAGCGGCTGGAAAAGCTGCTGGAAGCCATGGAAGAGCGGGGCATTTCGCAAGCCGACGTCGCAAAACGGGTAGCGGTTCCCGCGCCCTATCTCTCTGACGTGAAGATCGGGCGGCGTCCGCTGTCGGAGTTATTTGCGCGGCGGTTCTTTGAGGAATTCGGCGTCGACCACCAGTGGCTTTTAGGCCAACAAGGCTCGATGGAGGTCCCGCCGTTCGGTAGCTCCTCGCTCGGCGACGGGCGACGCGTCTGGCTGCCGGCCTTCGCACATCCGATTTCGGGGGATCCCACAGGCTGGAGCAACTGGGATGGGACGTGCGTGGAGCTCGCCGGGATGGCCGCGATACGCGTCCTGTTCGCCGAGCGACCGTACATCCTCCGATTCGGCGTCGACGATCGACGGGGGCGACTCCGGCGCGGCGACTTGGTGCTCATTTCGCAGGCGATCGACGCCTCGGCCGAGATCCAGGTTGTGAAAGCAGCGAGGAAGATGTTCTTAGCGCGCCGTGCACCGGATGGGACCTGGGAGCGCTTGAGCACCGACGGAACGATCGACGTCGAACCGGTCGTGATAGGACACTGCGTCGGCGTCATATGGAGCGCGTTGTAA
- a CDS encoding DUF1257 domain-containing protein — protein MSHIVQIQTEVRDPVALTTACARLGLPTPIHRTVILYQAEATGLAVELPRWRYPVVCQTETGQLRYDNFGGRWGDRTQLDRLLQIYAVEKAKSAARKQGFGVSERTLEDGSILIRVQAA, from the coding sequence ATGTCCCACATCGTTCAGATTCAGACCGAGGTGCGCGATCCGGTCGCCCTGACGACGGCCTGTGCTCGACTCGGACTACCTACGCCGATCCATCGGACCGTCATACTCTACCAAGCCGAAGCGACGGGCTTAGCAGTGGAGTTGCCGCGTTGGCGATACCCAGTCGTGTGTCAGACGGAGACCGGTCAACTTCGCTACGACAACTTCGGAGGTCGTTGGGGAGATCGGACCCAACTCGATCGGCTGCTTCAGATTTACGCGGTGGAAAAAGCTAAATCGGCGGCGCGGAAGCAGGGCTTCGGCGTGAGCGAGCGGACGCTCGAGGACGGGAGTATTTTAATTCGGGTTCAGGCCGCTTGA
- a CDS encoding DUF2997 domain-containing protein, producing MQDRITGNAVFKIVEVVVSPTGEIVIRTKGFVGTACRDGSRFLEEALGRCQNERLTTESHQALPVDGLWVNR from the coding sequence ATGCAAGACCGCATAACGGGTAACGCTGTATTTAAGATCGTGGAAGTGGTCGTATCGCCAACGGGAGAGATCGTCATTCGGACCAAAGGATTCGTCGGTACGGCCTGCCGAGACGGGAGCCGGTTTCTCGAAGAAGCTCTCGGACGATGTCAGAACGAGCGGCTTACCACCGAATCGCACCAAGCTCTTCCCGTAGACGGACTATGGGTGAATCGCTGA
- a CDS encoding AAA family ATPase, producing MSLAQSLSEYIRACFTGVWVESHEQQDALTEIAGLCRRERWRLATWDIDRGLDVGDDGSSISAGQDPLAAVQALNRMASADGTAILVLQNFHRFMQSAEIVQALLRQIINGKQHRTFVVVLAPLVQIPLELEKLFVVVSHELPGREQLLEIARGIATEAGELPEGAALDTMLDSAAGLTRYEAEGAFSLALVRCGRIQADAIWDLKAGMLKKSGLMSLHRNSDDFESLGGLSALKAFCKRALLQPGRGHPLKRPRGVLLLSPPGCGKSQFCKALGKETGRPVLILDVGTLMGSLVGQTEERTRQALRIIEAMAPCVLMVDEVEKAFAGLGTSGSADSGVSARMFGAFLSWLNDHESDVFTVCTANDVSKLPPEFSRAGRFDGVFFLDLPERAEKDAIWRMYLAQYQLDRDQRLPDDAQWTGAEIKSCCRLAALLDLPLVQAAENVVPVAVTAAEAVERLRSWAGGRCLSADHAGIYRREASATTSRRRVTRDSSQN from the coding sequence ATGTCTTTGGCTCAGAGCTTGTCCGAATACATCCGTGCCTGTTTTACCGGGGTCTGGGTCGAAAGTCATGAACAGCAAGATGCACTTACCGAAATCGCCGGCCTCTGTCGCCGCGAACGGTGGCGACTCGCAACCTGGGACATCGATCGCGGACTCGACGTCGGCGATGACGGATCGTCGATCTCTGCCGGACAGGATCCGCTCGCGGCCGTTCAAGCACTGAACCGGATGGCGTCGGCCGACGGCACCGCGATCTTGGTACTGCAGAACTTCCATCGGTTCATGCAATCCGCCGAGATCGTGCAAGCACTTTTGCGACAGATCATTAACGGCAAGCAGCATCGGACCTTCGTCGTGGTCCTAGCTCCGCTGGTCCAGATACCGCTCGAACTCGAAAAGTTGTTCGTCGTCGTGTCGCATGAGCTTCCCGGCCGCGAGCAGTTGTTAGAGATCGCCCGCGGGATCGCGACGGAAGCCGGTGAGTTACCGGAAGGTGCCGCACTCGACACCATGCTCGATTCGGCGGCGGGACTCACGCGTTACGAAGCGGAAGGGGCGTTCAGCCTAGCACTGGTTCGATGCGGTCGTATTCAAGCGGATGCGATCTGGGATTTGAAGGCCGGCATGCTGAAGAAGAGCGGCTTAATGTCGCTGCATCGCAACAGCGACGACTTTGAGAGTTTGGGCGGCCTCTCTGCGCTCAAAGCCTTCTGCAAACGCGCGCTGCTGCAGCCGGGACGAGGTCATCCACTCAAGCGTCCCCGGGGCGTGCTCTTGCTCTCACCGCCGGGATGTGGCAAGTCGCAGTTCTGCAAAGCACTCGGCAAGGAAACCGGGCGGCCGGTGTTGATCCTCGACGTCGGGACGCTGATGGGCTCGCTCGTCGGTCAAACGGAAGAGCGGACGCGGCAGGCACTGCGAATCATCGAGGCCATGGCCCCGTGCGTGCTGATGGTCGACGAGGTCGAGAAGGCGTTCGCCGGGCTCGGTACGTCAGGCTCCGCCGATAGCGGCGTCTCGGCGCGGATGTTCGGTGCGTTCCTCAGCTGGCTCAACGACCACGAGTCCGACGTCTTCACGGTTTGTACGGCCAACGACGTTTCGAAACTTCCGCCCGAATTCTCACGCGCCGGTCGCTTCGACGGCGTCTTCTTTCTCGATCTGCCGGAGCGTGCCGAGAAGGACGCCATCTGGCGGATGTACCTGGCGCAGTACCAACTCGATCGCGATCAACGCTTGCCGGACGACGCGCAGTGGACCGGGGCCGAGATCAAAAGCTGCTGTCGATTGGCGGCGCTCTTGGATCTGCCGCTCGTGCAAGCGGCCGAGAACGTCGTCCCGGTCGCCGTCACGGCGGCCGAAGCGGTCGAGCGGTTGCGCTCTTGGGCCGGCGGGCGATGTCTCAGCGCCGATCACGCCGGGATCTACCGCCGCGAAGCGTCGGCAACAACGTCGCGCCGTCGCGTCACGCGGGATTCCTCGCAGAACTAG